The Silene latifolia isolate original U9 population chromosome Y, ASM4854445v1, whole genome shotgun sequence sequence TCCCAAATTGATTAATGTTACTAAATCAAAAGCATCTATTATACACtcaaatacaaaaaacaaaaaacatgtTGATTCTAATACCGCaagttctagtaataataaaggGAAATCGCCTGTTTCTGTTCGTCCGATCAGATTAACACTATCTCCGTTGGCGACGGAGGAACTGGATGTGATTCTGGAGGAAGACCAGGAAGAACAGGAAGAGGAGATCATTACTGAGCGTGTTCAGGAATAGCCGGTACCAGTGCTTAAACTCTCCGCCGATGATGTTGCAGGTGAGATCAATTACTGGTCGTCTGCTGTTTTCTGTTACATTTTGGGCGCGAAGCCTCCTAGTAGTGTGGTTACGGGGTTTGTTAAGAGAGTCTGGCAATCATATGGAGTTGATCGTATTTCATTTTTACCTAACGGCATCTTCCTGGTTCGCTTTAAATCAAAAGAGAAACAGTTGGAGGTTGTGAGGAACGGTCATCTTATGTTTGATAGTAAACCGGTGATAGTAAAGGAGTGGTCTCCTGATGTTGAATTAATTAAACATGATGTGAAATTGATTCCCATCTGGATGAAACTATATGGTTTAGACATCAAGTTTTGGGGTCCTGGGTGTCTATCAAAAATCAGTGGTTTAGTTGGGAAATTCTTGCGTTGTGATGAGGCTACCAGTAACCGTGCATTCCTTGGGTTTGCTCGAGTTCTGGTTGAGATAAAAATTGGGCAGGAATTCCCTACTGAGCTTGTTTTTGAGGATGAATTGGGAAAGACTCAGAGGGTAAGAGTTGTTTATGATTGGTTGCCACTTTCCTGTGATAAGTGTAAGGGACTTGGGCATACATCTGATTTGTGCAGGGCTGATGGGAGAAAACCTCAGAAAGTTTGGCGGCCAAAGGCTAAACCACAGTTAAACTCTTCTTGCTAATACTAAAACTGTGAAACCAACTCAGACACCCATTGCAAAACCTGTTCCTAAGCCTGTCTCTCCTCCAATTTCAGTGGTCACACCTATGGCGGAGCCAGTTGTCATTATGGAGACTCCTGCTATAGGACAGGAAATGATTGATAATGGTCAGTCATTGCCAAGGAGGTTCATAAGTAAGCTGTTAAGGAATGATTCTGGGGAGCCTAGATTGTTTACCCCTAGAGGAATTACCTTCATGGATGCTTTGAACTTATCAATGCAGAAAGCAAGAACTGAAAGTAGAAAGAAATTGGGATTCCAAGTTGATATTTCTGAAAATGGGTAGCTTGGGATTCTGGAATGTGCGTGGTatgaataaactaaataaacaacaaGATATTAGATGGTTTATTCACCAAAATAACTTAGGTTTATTTGGGTtattagaaataaaaataaatggGAGTAAGTGGAATAATGTTAGGACTACTATATGTAATGATTGGTCTATCTGCACAAATAATAGTCATCATCCTGGTGGTCGTGTTTGGATACTTTGGGACCCTAACCTCTATCAGGTAGATGTCTTAAATATTAATGAGCAATGTATTCACTATAAGGTTTATGATAAAATGCAGAAGGTGTCTTTCTTGTTCACTCTTGTTTATGGTTTTAACAAGATCCAGGAAAGAGAGAGTTTGTTGGAAAGTTTAAAGGGCTATAGTGTCTCTGTTGCTAGTCCTTGGTTAGTATGTGGGGATTTCAACAGTATAATCTCAGTGGATGAAAGAATAGGGGGTGCTGATGTCACATGGGCTGAGATTGCTCCCATGAGAAGTATGATGAGTGATTGTAACCTGCATGAGCTAAAGGTGACTGGTTCTTACTACACTTGGAATAACAAACATGAAAATGATACAAAGGTTTATAGTAGACTGGATAGGGTGATTGTCAATGATGATTGGATCCTTTCTTATCCTGATTCTATGGCTCGATTTTGCACGAAAGGTCTATATGATCATTGCCCGTGTGTGATCAATCTGACTGAGAATCATATAAGGAAGAAGTCTGCCTTtaagtactttaatatgtggtCTATGGCTGCAAATTTTTCTGAAGTGGTCAAGGAGGGATGGAACTGTGATATTCAGAGTACACCCATGTTCAGAGTTGTCAAGAAATTGAAGGGTTTAAAGAAAAAGTTGAAGAATCTGGATAGGGAACAGTTCAGTGATATTGAGAACCTTACTCATGTTACTGAACTCTCCTTAAAGCATTTCCAAGACCAGCTCTCAAAGGACCCTTTGAATCCTGAGCTGTGCAATGCTAAAAGAGAAGGTGCACAGGATCTAGTAAATTTAACTAAGGCTAGAAATTCGTTTCTAGCTCAAAAAGCAAAGGAGAATTGGGTTAAAAATGGGGATGAGAATACTGCATTCTTCCATGCTAGTATTAAGAGAAGAAGGGCTTTTAATAGGGTTTATCATATCAAAGATAATGAGGGGAAGCTGTGTACTACACCTCAAGGAATCAAATCTGCATTTGAGGAGTATTATATAGGTTTGCTTGGCTCTTCTACTGAGGTGACTCCTATTCATAAGGGGGTCATTAGAAATGGTAAGTGTTTAACTGATGAGCACAGGGAGATTCTTACCAGATTTGTTACTGATGATGAAATAAAAATGCAATGTTTTCCATCCCTGGTACTAAAGCCCCAGGGCCTGATGGGTATAGTAGCCAGTTCTTCAAGGACTCTTGCGCCATTGTAGGGAAAGATATTTGCAATGCTGTTAGAAACATGATTAGCTCAGGGAAAGTGCTGAAGGAAGCTAATAACACCACCCTCACTTTGATTCCTAAAGTGAATGTTCCAGACAGTGTTACTCAGTTCAGGCCCATTACCTGCTGTAACACTGTTTATAAGTGTATGGCTAAAGTGCTATGTTCAAGATTAAGCTGTGTTCTGCCTGATATCATCCACCCTTCTCAGGGTGCATTTGTTGCAGGGAGGGATATTGTGGGCAACATATTAATATGCCAAGACCTCATCAAATTATATAATAGGAAGATTTGTTCTCCTAAAATCATGATGAAGATTGACCTCCAAAAGGCGTATGATTCAATTGAATGGAGTTTTTTA is a genomic window containing:
- the LOC141629330 gene encoding uncharacterized protein LOC141629330, whose translation is MAGIKNPNKSPKLINVTKSKASIIHSNTKNKKHVDSNTASSSNNKGKSPVSVRPIRLTLSPLATEELDVILEEDQEEQEEEIITEREINYWSSAVFCYILGAKPPSSVVTGFVKRVWQSYGVDRISFLPNGIFLVRFKSKEKQLEVVRNGHLMFDSKPVIVKEWSPDVELIKHDVKLIPIWMKLYGLDIKFWGPGCLSKISGLVGKFLRCDEATSNRAFLGFARVLVEIKIGQEFPTELVFEDELGKTQRVRVVYDWLPLSCDKCKGLGHTSDLCRADGRKPQKTPIAKPVPKPVSPPISVVTPMAEPVVIMETPAIGQEMIDNGQSLPRRFISKLLRNDSGEPRLFTPRGITFMDALNLSMQKARTESRKKLGFQVDISENGHHPGGRVWILWDPNLYQVDVLNINEQCIHYKVYDKMQKVSFLFTLVYGFNKIQERESLLESLKGYSVSVASPWLVCGDFNSIISVDERIGGADVTWAEIAPMRSMMSDCNLHELKVTGSYYTWNNKHENDTKVYSRLDRVIVNDDWILSYPDSMARFCTKGLYDHCPCVINLTENHIRKKSAFKYFNMWSMAANFSEVVKEGWNCDIQSTPMFRVVKKLKGLKKKLKNLDREQFSDIENLTHVTELSLKHFQDQLSKDPLNPELCNAKREGAQDLVNLTKARNSFLAQKAKENWVKNGDENTAFFHASIKRRRAFNRVYHIKDNEGKLCTTPQGIKSAFEEYYIGLLGSSTEVTPIHKGVIRNGPDGYSSQFFKDSCAIVGKDICNAVRNMISSGKVLKEANNTTLTLIPKVNVPDSVTQFRPITCCNTVYKCMAKVLCSRLSCVLPDIIHPSQGAFVAGRDIVGNILICQDLIKLYNRKICSPKIMMKIDLQKAYDSIEWSFLHDMLVHLQFPQSSIDLIMQCVSSPSYSLALNGEVFGFFKGKRGLRQGDPLSPLLFTICLDYLSRLFGVLHRFPGFKFHPFCNKISLNHLCFADDLLLFSRGDLNSITLMMRAFSTFSLASSLHMNISKYSFYCNGICDSLVKDIEALTGMKRGSLPFKYLGVKVMPKILGVLDCQCLVDKVTERIQRLGAKQLSYAGRVVLISAVFSALHSYWARIFMIPKLVLKKIDTACRAFLWYVKHHLKHHMFDDEWRRNAQEYSVQLGYSWLAEDVADAPWYPWLRNKIMLPKHEFFIWLVAQNRLLTQDRLMKMNIIHDNCCFLCGAAEENIDHLFFLCPFSQHCKQQIAVWLGSPIPNQNVIPWWLGHRDRSLLRKQIVAACLAHVMYSIWQVRNRCRLEHVLTLPAVVIKQVKQLFIMQLRASCVGSSIRSVQDWIARLE